From a region of the Desulfovibrio desulfuricans genome:
- a CDS encoding CvpA family protein → MGQDIFDLIIVLVLVFFGTRGFIHGFVGEVAGLISLLGGFWAAHHYHPLLAPRLTLITDPSWRIIAAYVLIFLGVIISVAIIARILQKILSFSFVSWADKLAGGMLGLAKGVLLCSLALLFLQKFFAGAPFMQHSRALPYFNALMTQVHGWLPPDLTARLGI, encoded by the coding sequence ATGGGTCAGGATATTTTCGACCTCATCATAGTGCTTGTTCTGGTATTTTTTGGCACACGGGGCTTTATCCACGGTTTTGTGGGCGAAGTTGCCGGACTTATTTCACTGCTGGGCGGCTTCTGGGCCGCGCACCATTACCATCCGCTGCTTGCGCCGCGCCTTACGCTCATCACTGATCCCTCATGGCGCATCATTGCGGCATACGTGCTCATTTTTCTGGGGGTCATCATTTCGGTGGCCATTATTGCGCGCATCCTGCAAAAAATACTTTCCTTCTCCTTTGTGTCATGGGCAGACAAACTGGCTGGAGGCATGCTCGGTCTTGCCAAGGGCGTCCTGCTCTGCTCGCTGGCCCTGCTGTTTCTGCAAAAATTTTTCGCGGGCGCGCCCTTTATGCAGCATTCGCGCGCACTGCCCTACTTCAACGCGCTCATGACCCAGGTACACGGCTGGCTGCCGCCTGACCTCACCGCCCGCCTGGGCATTTAA